One Flavobacteriales bacterium DNA window includes the following coding sequences:
- the gldL gene encoding gliding motility protein GldL produces the protein MNPIEWLQTMPGKRLMAYVYGWGAMIVIIGAMFKIQHWPGAGPMLVTGLSVEAIIFFLSAFEPPHAETDWSLVWPQLAHGHDDDIDELEEGVPHEVAAVAPAGTGFAMEMDDDTLTAQLDRMLEEAKIGPELIESLSAGLKSLDSTASNLADISDASVATNEYVQNVNSASRSVSDLANSYSSAKDVVSSAAGDLANSFTSAKSSIAESNTRLSDAYNKAAESLSALSIADGEETMGDKASKVAKSLESLNNIYELQIQSSNEYQDATSRLSAGIGELVTNLHDSVEDTKRYKEEISALGENLSSLNTVYGNMLSAMNYSRPTSGGSIE, from the coding sequence ATGAATCCAATAGAGTGGCTACAAACAATGCCTGGTAAGAGACTAATGGCATATGTATATGGTTGGGGTGCGATGATTGTTATTATCGGAGCGATGTTTAAAATTCAGCACTGGCCAGGTGCAGGTCCAATGCTTGTAACGGGTTTGTCGGTTGAAGCAATCATATTTTTTCTTTCAGCATTTGAGCCTCCACATGCAGAAACAGATTGGAGTCTAGTTTGGCCGCAATTGGCGCATGGTCATGATGATGATATTGATGAGCTAGAAGAAGGTGTTCCACATGAAGTTGCTGCTGTTGCACCTGCTGGTACAGGATTTGCCATGGAGATGGATGATGACACACTTACAGCACAGTTAGATCGAATGTTGGAAGAAGCCAAGATTGGACCTGAATTAATAGAAAGTTTAAGTGCAGGTTTGAAAAGTTTAGATTCCACGGCTTCAAATTTAGCAGACATATCAGATGCGTCGGTTGCAACGAATGAATACGTTCAAAACGTTAATTCTGCATCAAGATCAGTTAGTGATTTAGCAAACTCATATAGTTCGGCAAAAGATGTAGTTTCATCAGCAGCTGGAGATTTAGCTAACTCGTTTACTAGTGCAAAAAGTTCGATCGCTGAGTCAAATACGAGATTGTCAGATGCATATAATAAAGCTGCCGAATCATTGAGTGCTTTGTCAATTGCAGATGGGGAAGAAACTATGGGTGATAAAGCATCCAAAGTTGCAAAAAGTTTAGAATCATTGAATAATATATACGAGTTGCAAATACAGAGTTCAAATGAATATCAAGATGCAACTTCTAGGCTTAGCGCCGGAATAGGTGAACTGGTAACTAACTTGCATGATTCTGTAGAGGATACCAAACGATACAAAGAGGAGATTTCTGCACTTGGGGAGAACTTGTCTTCGTTGAACACGGTATATGGCAACATGCTATCAGCAATGAATTATTCGAGACCTACTTCTGGTGGTTCAATCGAGTAA
- the gldM gene encoding gliding motility protein GldM, giving the protein MGGEVLSPRMKMVAMMYLVLTALLAMNVSKDILDAFIIVNHGIEITNENFMKKNETAYNAFEKAKMNDAVKVTPFWNKAQEVKRLANALYEHIDALKLHLIYETDKITEIDNPRRDTMKLKYVASKDNYDIPTHIMIGEPGPTTMKTGKWSANELKLMLKGYNDDLLALLSPKMRSQIELALNTEDPPKKPNGSTPTWEDDNFYHIPISAVITILTSLQSNVRNAESDVVSKLLSAVSADDFKFDTLAARVIPKSNYVFLGESYEAEIFVAAFNTTQDPKIEIGKLDTSGGGLAIVEGSIDTSGISSKRGSGHYTRKARSEGEVKYEGLISIKKPNGDYQPYSFSTSYIVAKPSLTVSADKMNVFYVGLDNPVSISVPGVAHDKVKPRCTGASLRKGKGKGKYIVKPTKAGKAVISVSADFDGNLKPMGKSEFRVKMIPDPTPLVANQAGGLISKNKLAAAGAVTPIMKNFDFDVYARMISFTLTILIDGDLVEEKIKGGRVNAKMTGLIKKLTRGSKVYFEEIRVSMPDKTKRKLSPIIFKIK; this is encoded by the coding sequence ATGGGTGGAGAAGTGCTATCGCCAAGAATGAAGATGGTTGCAATGATGTACCTCGTTCTTACGGCATTATTGGCAATGAACGTTTCGAAAGATATTTTGGATGCATTTATTATTGTAAACCATGGTATCGAGATTACCAACGAAAACTTCATGAAGAAAAATGAAACAGCATATAATGCTTTTGAAAAGGCGAAAATGAATGATGCTGTAAAAGTAACTCCATTTTGGAATAAGGCCCAGGAAGTTAAGCGGTTAGCTAATGCATTGTACGAGCATATTGATGCATTGAAGTTGCATTTGATCTATGAAACGGATAAGATTACTGAAATAGATAATCCTAGAAGGGATACTATGAAATTAAAGTATGTTGCTTCAAAAGATAATTACGATATTCCTACTCATATTATGATTGGTGAGCCAGGACCAACAACTATGAAGACGGGGAAATGGTCTGCAAATGAATTGAAATTGATGTTAAAAGGATATAATGATGATTTATTAGCATTGTTATCTCCTAAAATGAGGTCCCAGATTGAATTAGCATTGAATACTGAGGATCCTCCAAAAAAACCAAATGGGAGTACACCAACTTGGGAAGATGATAATTTTTATCATATTCCTATTTCTGCTGTAATTACTATCTTGACATCACTGCAATCGAATGTTAGAAATGCAGAATCAGATGTAGTGTCAAAACTATTAAGTGCAGTATCTGCTGATGACTTTAAATTTGACACATTGGCTGCTAGAGTTATTCCTAAATCGAATTATGTTTTCTTAGGAGAAAGTTATGAAGCTGAAATATTTGTTGCAGCATTTAATACCACTCAAGATCCTAAAATTGAAATAGGCAAGTTAGATACTTCAGGTGGTGGATTAGCTATAGTAGAAGGGTCTATAGATACAAGTGGAATTAGTTCTAAAAGGGGATCTGGTCACTACACGAGAAAAGCTAGATCTGAGGGAGAAGTGAAATATGAAGGCTTGATAAGTATAAAGAAACCTAATGGTGATTATCAGCCATATAGTTTTAGTACGTCGTATATCGTTGCAAAACCTTCATTAACAGTTTCTGCGGATAAAATGAATGTATTTTATGTTGGTCTAGATAATCCAGTTTCTATTTCGGTACCTGGTGTTGCTCATGATAAGGTTAAACCGCGTTGTACAGGTGCTTCCTTACGTAAAGGAAAGGGTAAAGGGAAGTATATTGTTAAACCGACTAAAGCAGGTAAAGCGGTAATTAGCGTTTCTGCCGATTTTGACGGTAATCTGAAACCGATGGGAAAATCGGAGTTTAGGGTTAAAATGATTCCAGATCCAACGCCATTGGTTGCTAATCAGGCCGGTGGATTGATATCTAAGAATAAGTTAGCCGCTGCAGGTGCAGTTACGCCAATTATGAAGAACTTCGATTTCGATGTATACGCGAGAATGATTTCTTTCACGCTTACTATTTTAATTGATGGTGACCTTGTAGAAGAAAAAATTAAGGGTGGTCGAGTTAATGCAAAAATGACTGGATTAATTAAAAAGCTGACTAGAGGTTCTAAAGTTTATTTTGAAGAGATTAGAGTTTCTATGCCAGATAAAACCAAAAGGAAGTTAAGCCCGATTATCTTTAAGATAAAATAA